The Deinococcus yavapaiensis KR-236 DNA segment CCGATGAGGGTCGCGACGAGTCCGAGCGCGGCGTGCACGGCGTTGGCGGCGAGGACCGTCACGAGGGCGCCCGTGACGATGACGAGGGCGATGAGGACGAAGGCGAGGGCGCTCACTGGTACTTCACTCCCTCCAGCTCGGCGCGCGGCGTGACTTCGAAGCCGGCGCGGACGGGCTTGCCTTTCATCCCCGCTTCGCGGCGTTGCGGCATGGTGCCGTTCACGCCGACGAGCATGTCTTCCTTGCCGTACACGAAGTCGCGGTAGCGGAAGTCGGCCATCTCGAACTCGTTTCCGAGGACGACGGCGCCCGTCGGGCACGCTTCCTCGCACATGCCGCAGAAGATGCAGCGCAGCATGTTGATTTCGTAGACCGAGGCGTACCGCTCGCCGGGCGACTTCGGGTTGGCAGGGTCGTTCTCGGCGGCCTCGACGTAAATGGCGTACGCGGGGCACGCGGCGGCGCACAGCGAGCAGCCGATGCACTTCTCCAAGCCCGTGCCGGGGTGGCGCGTGAGAATGTGACGGCCGCGAAAGCGGGGCTTGAGTTGCACGCGTTGCTCGGGATACGAAACGGTCACGGGCTTTTGAAAGAGCTTGGACAAGGTGATGCCCATGCCCTTGGCGATTTCCAGGACTCCCATTCAGTCACCTCCTGCGGCTTTGTTGTGGGTGGGGGTCACGCCGGGCTGAATGCCCGTCTTGTGCGGCGCGTTGACGAGGACGCGAATACGGTCGGACAAGGCGATGCACGCGATGACGGCGAGAATGCCGAGGAGGCCGAGCGGCCACAGCGGCGACGAACCGACGAAGGCGAGGTACGTGGCCGTAGCGACGACGTTGAGAATCGCGAGGGGCAGCACGAACTTCCAGCCGAAGCGCATGAGCTGGTCGTAGCGCAGACGCGGCAAGGTGGCGCGCACCCAAATGAACAAGAACAAAAACAGCGCGATCTTGAGGATCAGCCACACGAAGGGAATCTCGGCGATCGGACCCAGGAACGACGGGCCACGCCAACCTCCGAAGAAGAGCGTCGCCATGATGGCCGAGGCGGTGATCATGTTGACGTACTCCGCCATTTGGAAAAGCGCCCACTTGATCGCGTTGTACTCCGTCAGGTAACCCGCGACGAGTTCCTGTTCGGCTTCCACGAAGTCGAAGGGCGTGCGGTTCGTTTCGGCGAAGCTGGAAATGAGGAACAGCATGAATCCGAGCGCCTGAAAGAGGATCAGGATGCCGTTGGCGCCTTGCCAATCGACGATTTGGCGCAAATTGGTCGATCCGACGATCATCAGCAAGCCGAGGATGGACAGCCCTTGGCCGAGTTCGTACGAGATCATCTGCGCCGAGCCGCGTAAGCTCCCCAGCAACGGGTACTTCGAGCCGGACGCCCAGCCGCCCAAGAAGATGCCGTACACGCCCATGGACGTGATGGCGAGCACCGCGAGGATGCCGATGTCGAGGTCGAAGACCCAGGGGTTGAGGCCGAAGAAGGAGTTCGCGGGACCGGCGGGAATCGCGCCGAACGCGGTGAGCGCCATGCCGATCGCGACGATGGGCGCGAGCGTGAACACGATGCGGTCGGCGGCGGTCACGCGGAAGTCTTCCTTGAAGATGCTCTTGATGGCGTCGGCGAGCGGTTGCAAGAGGCCCATCGGACCGACGCGGTTCGGGCCGTAGCGAATTTGCATCCGGGCGAGCAGTCGGCGCTCGATGAGCGTCATGTACGCGAAGGTGGTGAGGAGCGCGAAGGCCAGCAGCACCGCCTTCACGAGCACCCAGACGAGGTCGAGGAGCCAGGCGGGCATCAGTCGTCTCCTCCGACCGTCTGGATGTTGCGCGGCGCGGTCGCGGTCGCCATCGGCAGCGGGATGGGGTTGCCGCGTTGCATGCCGGGCTTCCAAAGTTGCGGCTTCACGGTCAGGCCCGTCGGGGCGGTTCGACGTTTGCCGAGGGGCACGATCGTGCCCGTTTGGGGCAGGGCCGCGAAGTCGACGCCGAAGCGTTCGGTCAGCATCTTCTGCGCCGTACGCAAACCGCGCACCTTCGACTTCACACCAAGGCCCTCGGCGACCGCGCCGAGCGCGCGCACGAGGTCGGCGCCTTCGCCGGAGTCGATGGCGGCTTGCGTGAGGGGCAGCAGACGCCCTTCGAGGTTGACGGTCGTGCCGCGCTTCTCGTAGTTGCTCACGGCGGGCAGGACGACGTCGGCGAGTTTGGCGGTCTCGGTGAAGTGCGTGTCGTGCACGACCGTGAAGCCGCTGGGGCGAATCTTCGGGTCGAGGCGCGAGATGAACGCGGCGCGGGCCGACGCGAGGCGCGAGTAAGGCAGGCCGCCCGCGCGCGGCACGAGGTCGAGGTGCCCGAGGCCGCGAGAGTTCGGCGCGGCGGGAATCGGGAGGATCTTCGCGCCGTACGTCAACGCGAGTTGCGTCAAGATGGGATGCAGGACGTTCGCGCCTTGATTGAGGACGTCCGAGCCGACGATCAAGACGGGCTTCGACGCCTTTTTGAGCAGCGCGGCGCCCGCTTGGATGGCGCTCGATCCGCGTCCCGACAGCAGTCCTTCGAGGACTTCGAGGCTCGGTTCGTTCGACGTGATGCCCGCGTGCGTCGCGAGGCGCGTCGCCGTCGGGTGGTAGACGGCGAGTTTCGCGCGGTCGCGCGCGGCGCGTTCGACGAGGCGCAAGTCGGCGATGGCCGTGCCGTGCTCGTACGTTGGCGGGAGGATGCCGCCGCGCAGCATCTCCAGCACGCGCAGTTCGAGAACGGGCGCTTCCTCGCCGAGGTCCGCGCCGACGACGATCACGCCGTCGGCCGTCGCGACCTCTGTCAAGGTCGGCAGGGGCAACTCCACGGAGACGGGGTAGCGCGGGAAGTAGTCGACGCTGGGCGCCGCGATCGTCTCGGCGAAGACTTCGAGGGCGAGTCCTTCTTCCATCGTCGCGTCACCGCTCGTGTAGAGGGCGAGGTCGCCGGGATTCAAGCTGGCCATGCCCGCCGTGATCGCCGCGATCGCTTCGTCCCACGTCGCCTCGACGAGTGTGCCGTTTCGGCGCACGAGGGGCATCGTGAGGCGGTCGTCCGTTGCGACGGGGTGGCCAAAGCGTCCGGCGTCGCAAATCCAGACTTCGTTCACGTCGCGGTTTTCCCCCGACACGATGCGCTCGATGCGTCCGTTGCGCGCGTCGACGGTGATGGCGCAGCCGACGGGACACAGCGTGCAGGTCGTGGGCGTGTGGTCGTATTCCCAGTTACGACCGCGAAAGCGCGCGACGTTGTCGAGGAGCGCTCCGACCGGGCAGATGTCGGCGATGTTTCCTTGGAAGCCGGTGGGCAGCCCACCTTCGGCGGTGTCGATGAAGGTGTGGCCGCCGCGCTCGATGAAGTCGAGGACTTCCTGGCCGGGCACTTCCTCGAAGTAACGCACGCAGCGCTTGCAGTGAATGCAGCGCTCTTGGTCGAGGATGATGAACTCCGACAGGGGGTAGTGCTTGTCGGCGTGTCGTCGGTCGAAGCCGAAGCGCGACACGCCGTAGCCGTACTCGTACGCGCGGTCTTGCAGTTCGCACGCGCCGCCCTTGTCGCACGTCGGGCAGTCGAGCGGGTGGTTGAGGAGCGTGAACTCCATCATGCCCGCCTGCGCCTTTTGGACGGTGTCGGACTGCGTCTTGATGACCATGCCGTCCGTCGCGGCGAGCGTGCACGACGCCATGGGCTTCGGGAACCAGAAGATCTTGGGCTGGTCACCTTCCATGATCAGGTTGCCGTCGGGCCCTTTGCGTGGGCTGCCCGCCTCGACGAGGCACATGCGGCACGCGCCGACCGGCGAGAGGTACGAGTTCGCGCAGAAGTACGGAACGTCGCGCCCGGAGGCGAACACGGCGTCGAGCGCGGACGTTCCGCTCGGCACTTCGATTTCTTGGCCGTCTACGATGACTTTCACAGGTCGTTCCACCGCTTTCTCGCCGGGTACATGGGCTTGCCGGTGCTGGCGAGCACGTCGTACTCGTGGCGGAAGAGCTTGACGCTGCTCACGACGGGCCCGAGGCACGCGTCGGCGAGGGCGCAAAAGCTTTTGCCGGAGATGTTGTCGCTCATGTCGAGGATGAGGTCGACGTCGCCGGGCTTGCCTCCGCCGCGCACGAGCTTCTCGTACATTCGCACCATCCAACCGCTGATACCTTCGCGGCACGGCGTGCACTTTCCGCACGATTCGTGGGCGTAAAACCGCACGAGGTTCCACGTGGCGTTCACGATGCAGTCGGCCGTCGGGACGAGCGTGACGCCCCCGGTGCCGAGCATGGAGCCTTTGGCCGCGACGCTCTCGTAATCCATCGGCGTGTCGAGAATGTCGTCCGTGAAGGGCATCATCGGGCACGAGGATCCGCCGGGAATGATCGCCTTGATGTCCTCGGTGGGGCCGCCCCCGAAGTCGTAGATGAGCTCGCGGAAGGTCGCGCCGAGCGGCAGTTCGTACACGCCAGGGCGCCGAACAGGACCGGAAAGCTGGAAGAGCTTGTTGCCCTTGCTCTTCTCGGTGCCCATGGACGCGTGCCACTCCCAGCCGTACTTCAAGATGTGCACGGCCGAGCACAACGACTCGACGTTGTTGATGGTAGTCGGCAGGCCGTACAGGCCCGACGCGGCCGGAAAGGGCGGCTTGAGGCGCGGATTGGCGCGCAAGCCTTCCAGCGAGTTCATGAGCGCGGTTTCCTCGCCGCAAATGTACGCGCCCGCACCTCTGTGGACGTGAAGGCGCATGGAGAAGCCGCTTCCGAGGATGTTGTCGCCGAGGTAACCGGCGCGGGTGGCTTCCTCGATGGCGGCGGTGAGTCGTTGCGCCGCGAGAACGTACTCGCCGCGAATGTAGATGTAGCCGAGCGTGGCGCGCATGGCGAAGCCCGCGATGATCATGCCCTCGATAAGCTGGTGCGGATCTTCGGACAGCAGGTAGCGGTCTTTGAAGGAACCGGGCTCGGACTCGTCGGCGTTGCACAACACGATGTGCTGGCGGCCGTCGTTGAGCGGCATGAACGACCACTTCATGCCCGTCGGGAAGCCCGCGCCGCCTCGGCCGCGCAGGCCGCTCTTCTTGACTTCGTCGATCACGGCGTCGTTGCCCATCGCGAAGGCGCGAAGCAAGGCTTGGTAACCGCCGTCGCGCACGTAAGCGTCGAGGGTGTGCGAGTCGGGCTTGCTGACGCGCGCGTAGAGTGTGGGCGCGAAGCGGGGATCCTTGGCGCTCGTGATGGGTTTGGGAGGCGTGGCGACCGTCACTTCGACTCACCGACTTTCACGAGGACGTCGGCGCTCGTGCCGACAGGTTGACCGCTCGCGTCGAGTTGCTGGCCGTCTCGTACCGTCACGGGCACGGGATTGTCGAAGGCGGGCGGCGTTCCGGCGCGCATCGCGTCCAACAGGTGACGGCACCTCGTGGGCCCGACGTTCTCGTAGTAGCCGTCGTCGTTGACTTGCACGACGGGCGCGGTGCCGCACGATCCGAGGCACTCGACTTTCTGCACGCTGAACAAGCCGTCGGGCGACACTTCGCCGGGTTGCACGTCGAGCGTCTCGACGAGGTGGTCCCACAGTTCGTCGCTGCCCTTGAGCGCGCACATCAGCGTCGAGCAGACTTGCAGGTGGTACTTGCCCGTCGGGACGGTGTGGTACGTCGAGTAGAAGCTCATGACGCTGCGCACTTCCGTGGCGGTCGTCCCGGCGACGGCGGCGATTTCCTCCATGTGCGCTTCGGACACGAAGCCGAAGGTGTCTTGCACTTCGCGCAGCAGGGGCATGAGGACGGAGCGACGTCCGCGCTCGGTGTCGGGATAGCGCGAGAAGACGTCACGAAGGAAGGCTTGCTTGTCCGAGAAGTATGGGGTGTTGGTCATAAGTTACCGGTCCACGTCTCCGAGGACGGGGTCGAGGCTGGCGAGGACCGCCACGAGGTCCGCGAATTGACCGCCGACGCCCGCGTATTCGAGGGCTTGCAAGTTCACGAAGCTCGGGGCGCGAATCTTGACGCGGTACGGCATGCTGCCGCCGTCGGAAACGATGTAGTAGCCGACTTCGCCGCGGGCCGTTTCGACGGGCACGTAAGATTCGCCGACGGGCGGGTGGAAGCCTTCCGTCACGAGCTTGAAGTGGTGGATGACGGCTTCCATCGACGTTTCGAGTTCTTCGCGCGGCGGCAAGCTGATTTTGCGGTTCGGGTCCTTGACGGGGCCGGGCCGCAGTTTCTTCAGCGCCTGCTGGATGATCTTCATAGATTCGCGCATTTCTTCGAGGCGAAGCATGAATCTCGTGTACACGTCGCCGTCGGTGCCCCACGGCACCTTGAAGTCGTACTCCTCGTAACCGCTGTACGGATTGGCCTTGCGGTGGTCGAGCGGCACGCCCGACGCGCGCAAATTCGCTCCCGTGAGGCAGAGGTCGAGCGCGAGTTCTTTCGAGATCACGCCGACTTGCTTGGAGCGGTCGAGGAAGATGGGGTTCGCCGCGAACAAGCCTTCGTACTCGTCGATGCGCGGCCCGAGTTGCGAGACGAACGCGCCGACGTGCTCGGCCCAATCGTCGGGAATGTCTTTGGCGAGGCCGCCGACGCGCAGGTAGCCTTGGTTCATGCGGTAGCCGCAGACTTCCTCGAAGAGGTCGAGCAGGGCTTCGCGTTCGCGGAAGGTGTAGAAGAAGGGCGTGAGCGCGCCGAGGTCGAGCAGGCCCGTGCCGAAGTACACCGTGTGAGAGGCGAGGCGACCGAGTTCGTGCAAGATGACGCGCACGACCTTGGCGCGTTCGGGCACTTCCGCGCCGACGAGCTTCTCGGCGGACAGGACGTAGGCGAGCTCGTGTCCGAACGAGTGCAGGTAGTCCGTGCGCGGCGCGTACGTGACGTTTTGCTGGTACGTGCGGTGCTCCATCGTCTTTTCGAAGCCGGTGTGCAGGTAGCCCATATGATTGACGACCTTCACGACGTACTCGCCGTCCATGTCCACGACGAGGCGCAGCACGCCGTGCGTGGACGGGTGCTGCGGTCCGACGTTGAGGCTCAAGACTTCGGTGTGCAAAAGAGAGCCGGAGCTGTCGGGGGCCTGCAGTTCGGGGCGGTCCACTTCAACGGTCATGCTTCACTCCCGGTGTGACGGGCGGCTTGTCGTCCCGGTCTTGAAAGCCCTTGCGCTCGCCGCCGCGCCAGCCGGTGAGTCCGCCGCTTTGCCCGGTGAGTCCCGCGCGAAAGGCGGGCGGATCGATGAAGCGGCCGTCGCGGAAGAGCGTCGGGGACTCGCCGAGCGGGTAGTCTTTGCGCAGCGGGTGGCCTTCGAGGTCGTCGGGCGTGAGGACTTTGCGCAAGTCAGGGTGGTCGTCGAAGCGAACGCCGACGAGGTCGAAGACTTCGCGCTCCAGGTAGTTCGCGGCCTTCCAGAAGGAATACAGCGTCGGAAGGCTTTCGCCGTCCTCGACGTAGGCGCGCAGGAAGAGGCGGTCGTTCGTGTCGATGTTGTAGAAGTTGTAGGTCACGCCGAAACGCGCGGGCTTCTTCTCGACGAACTTGGAGAAATCGATTCCGACGACGTCCATCAGCAGGTAGCCTTGGGTCTTGAGGTCCTCGGCGGCGATCAGGAGGCGGGCCTTGTCGAGGCGCGCGAGGGGCAGGAGGCCCGGCTCGGGCGTCGCGCCGAGGCGCTCGAAGCGCTCGGGCGTGCTCATCGCGTCCACGCCTCCACCATCGGCAGTTGCGTACCGAGCTCGTCGAAGGCTTCGCCGCGCACCTTCCTTTGGAGTTGCATCACGCCGTAAATCAAGGCTTCGGGACGCGGCGGGCAGCCGGGCACGAAGACGTCGACGGGCACGACCGAGTCGACGTTTTGAACGATCGCGTAGTTGTTGAACATGCCGCCGCTGCTGGCGCACGCGCCCATGGAGATCACCCATTTGGGATCGGGCATCTGGTCGTACACGCGGCGCATGACCGGGGCCATCTTTTTGGAAAGTCGGCCGGCGACGATCATGACGTCGGCTTGACGGGGCGAGGCGCGAAAGACCTCGGAGCCGAATCTCGCGAGGTCGTTGCGGCCGTCGGTGGAGGCCATCATTTCGATGGCGCAGCACGCGAGGCCGAAGGTGGCGGGCCACAAGGAGTTCGAGCGGCCCCACGCGACGAGCTTTTCGAGGCTCGAGAACAAGATGCCTTCGTTTTCGAGCTCTTGGACGTCGCGTTCGAAGAGGTCTTTCAATCCCATTCCAACACGCCCTTTCGGTAGATGTAGATCAAGCCGACCGCGAGCAGGGCGACGAAGGTGATCGTTTCCCAGAACGCGAAGATCCCGACGCGTTGGAACGCCGTGGCGATCGGGTAGAAGAAGGCGGTCTCGATGTCGAAGACGATGAAGAGCATCGCGACGAGATAGAAGTGGACCGGGAAGCGCTCTTTGCCGCCGGGCAGCGGGTCGTTTCCGCTTTCGTAGGCCATGAGCTTGGTCCGGCTGGGCTTCTTGGGACCGAGGATGCGGCTGACGACGACCGCCAGAATGCCGATGCCCAGTCCGACGACCAGCATGATGAGGGCGTTGACGTACTCGATGTTCCTTCCTCCTTCCGAACGGTGAGCGATCGCGCCTTCCGTTTCATGCGGTTTGTTGCGCAAGGAATAAGCTCGTGCAACTTTTCACGAAAAGAGAGACAACAAACGCTCGGGGTAGACGACGCGCGCAAGACGAAACCGTGATGTACGTCTTGTTCTATCACGTCACAAGCGTTTCTAACAGACCGCGAACTAAAATTGCACTGAGTTCAAAAACGAGAAGGAGAAGGCCGCGAAAGAAGCGAAAGCGCAACGAGAAGAGGCCCACGTCGCCAAGATCGTGAGCCTTCGTTTCAACCCTGTTTGCGCCGAGCAGGCGTCGTCCATGAGCAGGCGGCGCGAACCGAGAGCGCTTCCGAACGTCCTCAGTTCGACAAGACCTCGACGAAGTCGTCCTCTTCTTCTTGAATGAACGGCAGCGTGAAGTAGAAGCGCGATCCGAGTCCTCGCTCGCTCTCGACCCAGATGCGCCCGCCATGGCCTTCGACGGCAAGCTTGCAAAACGCGAGGCCCATGCCCGTGTCGAACCGACTGTGCAGCGTGAGGCGCGATTGCTCGAAGGCGCTGAACAAGTTCGGGATGTCCTCGGCGGGAATGCCCTCGCCGTCATCTTGCACGCACCACTGCATCTGGCCGTTGGACTCACGCGCCGAAATGACGATCGCGCCGCCGCGCGTCGTGTGCTTCACCGCGTTCGACAACAAATTCGCGAAGATGCGGCGCAAGATCTCGGGGTCCGCGTGCAGCGGAGAGGCGGCCGTCGGAAGATCCAGAATCAGCTTGCGCTCGGCGAGGCCGACGCCGACGTCTCCTTGCGCGAGGCTAAGCACGTCCGCCATCTTCGGCGCGAACAAGGTCGTGAAGTTCAAGCGCATCTTGCCCGCTTGAATTTTTCGCACGTCCAGCATGTTCACGGCGAGGTGCAGCAAATGCTGGCACTCTTCGCGTGACAAGCGAAGCAAGTCCAGCAAGTCCGCCGGGACACGCTTGCCGTCCTCCAAAACGACGTCGAGCAATCCCAGAATCGCGCTGATGGGATTCTTGAGGTCGTGGACGAGCATGTGCACGAGCTGGTCGCGCACGCGCTCCTCGTGCGCCCAAGCGTCGAGCCGCGCTTGCTGCGTGTGAGCGCGTTCCTCCACTTCGCGCAGTTGCCGCACGCGCGTCAGATGCGTTTTCAGCAGCGTCGCGACGGCGACGGCGGGCGTTCCCGGCGCGATCAGGGCGTCCGCGCCTCCTTGCAAGAACGCGCCGAGGTTGCGCTGCCCCATCACGATCCAGCGCGTGTGCACGTGCTCGGCACGCGAGCGCAACATCGCGAAGACGTCCGTGAGGGCCACGCCGCTCGGCAAATCTGCCGAGAGCAGGACGACGTCGGGCACGAACGAGCGCGTGTCACGAAGCAGCCCTTCCGCGCTCTCGGCATGCAGCACGCGCGCTTCGGGCAGCGCCATCGACAGTTCCGTGTGAAGCGAGACGTCGTTGACGGCAACGAAAACATGAGTGCAAGAGCTGGACGCGGCCATGGATTGTTCCATCTTAACGTACCGTAAGGATAACAACGTGAAACTCACACGTAATCTCACGCACGTCATCCTCGGCGGCCGCACCGTCGCCGAGGATGACAACGAGGGGAGCGAAGGCGGCGCAAGATTAGCGCCGCCTTCGCTCCCCTCGATTCGGTTGAGAGAACCTGCCTCAGGCCGACACGAGCCCCGAGCGCCTCAACAGCGCCTCCGCGTCCGGATCGCGGCCCATGAAGTCACGGTAGAGTTGCGCAGGATCCTCGGAGTTGCCGCGCGACAGCAAGCGATCGACGTACTCGCCACCGACGACCTCGCTGAAGATTCCCTCGTCGGCGAAGCGCGTGAAGGCGTCCGCGTCGAGCACTTCCGCCCACTTGTAGCTGTAGTAACCCGCCGCGTACCCGACCGGGTTGGCGAAGATGTGGTTGAAGGCGGCTACGAACGCGTAATCGTGCGGCAGCGGCGCGGGACTGAGGGGCGCCATGATTTCACGGGCGAACGCCAGGGGATCGCCTTGCCCGTCGAAGTCGATGTGAAGGGCGAGGTCCACCGTCCCGAACGCCAATTGACGCATCGAGACGTTGGCGGCGCGGTAGTTCTTCGCGGCGTTCAACTTCTCGAACAGGTCTTGAGGAATCGCCTCGTTCGTCTCGAAGTGACGCGCGAAGAGGTCGAGCGCCTCGCGCTCCCAGCACCAGTTCTCCATGATCTGGCTCGGCAACTCCACGAAGTCCCACGCCACGCTCGTACCCGCGAGGCCGCGCGTTTCCACGCGCGAAAGGGCGTGGTGCAGCAGGTGACCGAACTCGTGGAAGACCGTCTCGACTTCACGGTGAGACAGCAGCGCGGGCATGCCTGGGCTGGGCGGCGTCATGTTGCCGCACATGAGACCGAGGTGCGGCACGAAACCTTCCGGCGTCGGCTTGCCGGTGATGAAGGCGTTCATCCACGCGCCGCCGCGCTTGTTGTCACGCGGAAACCAATCGGTGTAGAAGCTCGCGACGTGCTCGCCGCGCTTGTCGAAGAGGTTGTAGTACTTCACCTCGGGGTGCCAGCCGGGCGCGCTTGCCTCTTCGACTCGAACGCCGAACACGCGGCGCGTGATCTCGAACAAGCCCGTGAGGACGGATTGAAGCGGGAAGTACGGCCGTAACGCTTCCTCGTCGAAGGCGTACTTCGCGGCCCGCTGCTTCTCGGCCCAGTACGCCACGTCCCACGGCTGCAGCGCGGGCGCGTCCTGACCCGCGTGGGCACGGTAGAAGTCGTCGAGTTCTTGGTTTTCACGCTCGAAGAAGGGCTTCACGCGCGACACGAGGTCACGCTCGAACGCTTGCGCGCGCTCGCCGTTTTTGGCCATGCGCTCGGCGAGCACGAGATCGGCGAAGTTGGCGAAGCCGAGAATGCTCGCCTTCTCACGTCGCAAGGCGAGAATCTCGGGAATAAGCTCGCGGTTGTCGCGCCCCTCGCCCACACCGACTTTGCCTTGCGCTTCCCATAGTTCGCGGCGAAGCTCGCGGTCGTCGGCGTACGTCAAGACAGGCTGGAGGGTCGGAAGGTGCAGCGTGAGGCGGTAACCGTCGTGTCCACGCTTCTCGGCCTCGGCGCGCGCCGCTTTGAGCACGCGGTCGGGCACGCCCGCGAGGCGCGCTTCGGGCACGTAGAGTTCGAAGGCCGCCGTGCCGTCGAGGACGTTTTGTCCGTAGCGCGTCGTGAGCTCGGCGAGGCGCAAATCAATCTGCTTCACGCGGTCCTTTTGCGCCGACGGCAAGTCGGCGCCGCCACGGCGGAAACGGTCGAGGGTCAAGCGCAAGTACCGCGCCTGCTCGCCGGTGAGTTCCCGCGCGAAGTCCGTGTCGGCGAAGCGCTTCAAGGCGCTCCAAAGTTCCTCGCTGAGCTGCACTTCCGTCGAGAAGGCGCTGAGCTTGGGAAGGACGGCGTTCCACGCCGCGCGCCACTCGTCGTTCGTGACGACGCCCTCGAGGTGCCCGACGATGGTGGACGTCGTGCGAAGCTCGCGGTCGAGATCGTCGAACATCGGGAGGAAGGACGCGGGATCTTGCCAAGCGACGAGCGAAGCGAGCTTGCGCCGCGCGTTCTCGATGAGGCGCTCCACGGCGGGTTCGGCGTGTTCCGGGCGAATGCGGTCGAAAGGGATGTCGAACCCGACGTCGAGCAGCGGGTTCACGGCCTCGGAAATGGTCATGCGCGGAGTATAGGGTAAGGGCCTCGGCGGGCACTCTACGTCTTTTTACTTACCCGCCCGCGCTTCTCTTCACGTTCTGCCGTTCGAGCAGCATCGCGTCGCCGAGGCTGTAAAAGCGGTAGCCGTCGCGCAACCCCGCCTCGTAAGCCGCCTTGATGCGTTCGACGCCCGCGAAGGCCGCGACGAGCAGCAGCAAGGTGGACTTCGGCAAGTGGAAGTTCGTGACCAGCATGTCGGGCGCGCCGAAGGTATGGCCGGGCTTGATGAAAATGCCGGTCTCCCCCGCGCTCGCCCGCACCTCGCGGCCGTCCCACACGCTTTCGAGTGCGCGCACGACCGTCGTTCCGACCGCGACGACGCGCCGCCCCGACCGCTTCGCCTCGTTGACGAGGTCGGCCGTGGCCCGCGGGACCTCGAACGTCTCCTCGTGCATGACGTGCTGTTCGACGCTACCTGCCACCGGCTTGAAGGTGCCCGCCCCGACGTGCAAGTTGAGGTGCGCGCGCCGCACGCCCTTGGCCTCCAGCGCGGCGAGAAGTTCGGGTGTGAAGTGCAAACCCGCCGTGGGCGCGGCGACGCTGCCCGGCACCCGGGCGTACACCGTTTGATAGCGGTCTCCGACGTTTTCGTGGATGTACGGCGGCAACGGCAGCGATCCGAGACGGTCGAGGTGCGGCTTGACGTCCGTGTCGAACTTCAGTAATCGGGCGCCGTCGAGCGTCTGGCCGACGATCTCGGCGCGAA contains these protein-coding regions:
- a CDS encoding NuoB/complex I 20 kDa subunit family protein; this encodes MGLKDLFERDVQELENEGILFSSLEKLVAWGRSNSLWPATFGLACCAIEMMASTDGRNDLARFGSEVFRASPRQADVMIVAGRLSKKMAPVMRRVYDQMPDPKWVISMGACASSGGMFNNYAIVQNVDSVVPVDVFVPGCPPRPEALIYGVMQLQRKVRGEAFDELGTQLPMVEAWTR
- a CDS encoding NADH-quinone oxidoreductase subunit A, with the protein product MRNKPHETEGAIAHRSEGGRNIEYVNALIMLVVGLGIGILAVVVSRILGPKKPSRTKLMAYESGNDPLPGGKERFPVHFYLVAMLFIVFDIETAFFYPIATAFQRVGIFAFWETITFVALLAVGLIYIYRKGVLEWD
- a CDS encoding sensor histidine kinase; translated protein: MEQSMAASSSCTHVFVAVNDVSLHTELSMALPEARVLHAESAEGLLRDTRSFVPDVVLLSADLPSGVALTDVFAMLRSRAEHVHTRWIVMGQRNLGAFLQGGADALIAPGTPAVAVATLLKTHLTRVRQLREVEERAHTQQARLDAWAHEERVRDQLVHMLVHDLKNPISAILGLLDVVLEDGKRVPADLLDLLRLSREECQHLLHLAVNMLDVRKIQAGKMRLNFTTLFAPKMADVLSLAQGDVGVGLAERKLILDLPTAASPLHADPEILRRIFANLLSNAVKHTTRGGAIVISARESNGQMQWCVQDDGEGIPAEDIPNLFSAFEQSRLTLHSRFDTGMGLAFCKLAVEGHGGRIWVESERGLGSRFYFTLPFIQEEEDDFVEVLSN
- a CDS encoding M3 family metallopeptidase, whose amino-acid sequence is MTISEAVNPLLDVGFDIPFDRIRPEHAEPAVERLIENARRKLASLVAWQDPASFLPMFDDLDRELRTTSTIVGHLEGVVTNDEWRAAWNAVLPKLSAFSTEVQLSEELWSALKRFADTDFARELTGEQARYLRLTLDRFRRGGADLPSAQKDRVKQIDLRLAELTTRYGQNVLDGTAAFELYVPEARLAGVPDRVLKAARAEAEKRGHDGYRLTLHLPTLQPVLTYADDRELRRELWEAQGKVGVGEGRDNRELIPEILALRREKASILGFANFADLVLAERMAKNGERAQAFERDLVSRVKPFFERENQELDDFYRAHAGQDAPALQPWDVAYWAEKQRAAKYAFDEEALRPYFPLQSVLTGLFEITRRVFGVRVEEASAPGWHPEVKYYNLFDKRGEHVASFYTDWFPRDNKRGGAWMNAFITGKPTPEGFVPHLGLMCGNMTPPSPGMPALLSHREVETVFHEFGHLLHHALSRVETRGLAGTSVAWDFVELPSQIMENWCWEREALDLFARHFETNEAIPQDLFEKLNAAKNYRAANVSMRQLAFGTVDLALHIDFDGQGDPLAFAREIMAPLSPAPLPHDYAFVAAFNHIFANPVGYAAGYYSYKWAEVLDADAFTRFADEGIFSEVVGGEYVDRLLSRGNSEDPAQLYRDFMGRDPDAEALLRRSGLVSA
- the queA gene encoding tRNA preQ1(34) S-adenosylmethionine ribosyltransferase-isomerase QueA; this encodes MTAFESARLASGDDVLAYLDFHLPEDRIAQTGAEPRDASRLMIVGEEIRHRIFRDLLEYLEAGDVLVFNESKVIPARLEARKPTGGKIEVLLLREERPNTWSAMLKPAKRAGDVLHFDDLRAEIVGQTLDGARLLKFDTDVKPHLDRLGSLPLPPYIHENVGDRYQTVYARVPGSVAAPTAGLHFTPELLAALEAKGVRRAHLNLHVGAGTFKPVAGSVEQHVMHEETFEVPRATADLVNEAKRSGRRVVAVGTTVVRALESVWDGREVRASAGETGIFIKPGHTFGAPDMLVTNFHLPKSTLLLLVAAFAGVERIKAAYEAGLRDGYRFYSLGDAMLLERQNVKRSAGG